One window of the Eucalyptus grandis isolate ANBG69807.140 chromosome 8, ASM1654582v1, whole genome shotgun sequence genome contains the following:
- the LOC120287290 gene encoding vicilin Car i 2.0101-like, with the protein MVFKVPRLLPLLILFHSLCLTSLALRRGPETEVLRCLDDCDDEDVQEYITCHKECELRYREREERREEEGRPGSRELDPRWQRGRGRRRGGGGGGGEREPAWGPGGEYDQCRRLCEPYKPRERERCWEQCEERERARERRRDRERERRSTMESGIPQGMPLGRRGTSGASAPVRGRPEASRGSLREREERETPGGGDAKLLLATTTEDPQQQFQHCQQRCERQQGREPQRRQCRQECERQFQEQQRGKRRSTNPREQEEEEEEVGESGDNPYYFHSRMLHSRFRAEEGQIRVLERFDKRSRLLRGLKNYRLEIFEANPNTFVLPHHVDADCILIVLKGEGTISLVWQDKKQSYHLEGGDVMRVPAGTTVYFISSGRDGQVQIAKLIQPVNIPGTFKEFYPVGTENPESYYKVFSSEILESSLKTSRDQIERLFGQQRQGVMIRASEEQRQALSEHSGLNNGAAL; encoded by the exons ATGGTTTTCAAGGTGCCGCGCCTTCTCCCTCTGCTCATCCTCTTCCACTCTCTTTGCCTCACTTCTCTCGCCCTCCGCCGAGGCCCGGAGACCGAGGTCCTGCGGTGCCTGGACGACTGCGACGACGAGGACGTGCAGGAGTACATCACGTGCCACAAGGAATGCGAGCTCCGATACCGGGAACGCGAAGAGAGGCGAGAAGAGGAGGGGAGGCCTGGAAGCCGAGAGCTCGATCCCCGCTGGCAGCGCGGCCGCGGCCGCCGCCGTGGTGGAGGGGGTGGAGGAGGAGAGCGGGAACCAGCATGGGGCCCCGGGGGGGAGTATGACCAGTGCCGGCGGCTGTGCGAGCCGTACAAGCCGCGGGAGCGGGAGCGGTGCTGGGAGCAGTGCGAGGAGCGGGAGAGGGCGCGGGAGCGGCGGCGGGACAGGGAGAGGGAGCGGAGGTCAACGATGGAGTCCGGAATCCCTCAGGGGATGCCTCTCGGTCGGAGAGGTACGAGCGGTGCGAGCGCGCCTGTGAGAGGCAGGCCGGAGGCCAGCAGAGGCTCTCTCAGAGAGCGAGAGGAGAGGGAGACACCTGGAGGAGGAGATGCTAAACTCTTGTTAG CTACTACGACCGAAGATCCGCAGCAACAGTTCCAACACTGCCAGCAAAGATGCGAGCGACAGCAGGGCAGAGAACCGCAGCGCAGGCAGTGCCGACAAGAATGCGAACGGCAATTCCAGGAGCAGCAAAGAGGTAAGCGAAGATCGACAAACCCTCGAGagcaagaagaggaggaggaggaagtagGAGAGAGTGGGGATAATCCGTACTACTTCCATTCGCGGATGCTCCACAGCCGGTTCCGTGCAGAAGAAGGTCAAATCAGAGTGCTCGAGCGGTTCGATAAGAGGTCCAGGCTCCTCAGAGGCCTTAAGAACTATCGACTAGAGATCTTCGAGGCAAACCCCAATACCTTCGTCTTGCCTCACCACGTCGATGCCGATTGCATTCTCATTGTCCTGAAGG GCGAAGGGACTATAAGTTTGGTGTGGCAAGATAAGAAACAGTCTTACCACTTGGAGGGTGGGGACGTGATGAGAGTCCCTGCCGGAACTACCGTTTACTTCATCAGCAGCGGACGTGATGGACAAGTTCAGATCGCCAAACTAATTCAGCCCGTTAATATTCCCGGCACATTCAAG GAATTTTACCCTGTCGGTACTGAAAACCCGGAATCATACTACAAGGTATTCAGCAGCGAAATTCTCGAGAGTTCTTTGAAA ACATCAAGAGATCAGATAGAAAGGCTGTTTGGGCAACAGAGGCAGGGCGTAATGATAAGAGCCAGCGAAGAGCAACGGCAGGCACTGAGCGAACACAGTG GGCTCAACAATGGTGCCGCACTATAA